In Thermospira aquatica, the following proteins share a genomic window:
- the secF gene encoding protein translocase subunit SecF yields MKEKKPIPFMKVTPLAIVLSLLIILAGVVVYVVNGGFEVGIDFKGGSRAEVALQQKVSVGEIRSLFKNVGIDANVTTVGLVEDNRFVITVPYEEGRDGIELIKKTLYQAYGEDKVSLLGVTVVEAKVGKSFVYRALNLIWVVSLIILVYIVIRFDFSYGFGAVVALLHDLLIMLAFALFLRIPIDITIIAAILMILGYSINDTIVVFDRIRERKALHKEEDFVLVIDRSVTEVLDRSIITSLTTLFAAVALYIWGGEVLRNFSVILIVGLISGTYSSVMIASPVTAGVRRLTNRAK; encoded by the coding sequence ATGAAAGAGAAAAAACCTATTCCGTTTATGAAGGTGACGCCTCTGGCTATAGTTTTGTCGCTTTTGATTATTCTTGCGGGAGTCGTGGTCTATGTGGTTAATGGTGGTTTTGAGGTTGGGATTGATTTTAAAGGGGGAAGCCGGGCCGAGGTAGCACTTCAGCAAAAGGTATCTGTGGGAGAGATTCGCTCGCTTTTTAAAAACGTTGGGATAGATGCGAATGTAACAACAGTTGGGTTAGTTGAAGATAACCGTTTTGTGATTACGGTCCCTTATGAGGAAGGTAGGGATGGTATTGAGTTGATCAAGAAAACGCTTTATCAGGCCTATGGAGAGGATAAAGTTTCTCTTCTTGGTGTGACGGTGGTTGAGGCCAAGGTAGGAAAATCCTTTGTCTATAGGGCGTTGAATTTGATCTGGGTTGTCTCGCTTATCATTCTTGTGTATATTGTTATTCGCTTTGACTTTAGTTATGGTTTTGGGGCTGTGGTAGCTCTATTGCATGATCTTTTGATTATGCTTGCCTTTGCGCTGTTTCTCAGGATTCCTATTGATATTACTATTATTGCTGCTATATTGATGATTCTCGGGTACTCGATTAACGATACGATTGTGGTATTTGACAGGATCCGTGAGAGAAAAGCTTTGCACAAAGAGGAAGATTTTGTCTTGGTGATTGATCGTTCGGTGACAGAGGTTCTTGATAGATCGATTATTACTTCTCTGACAACGTTGTTTGCAGCTGTGGCTCTTTATATTTGGGGCGGGGAAGTTTTACGGAACTTTAGTGTGATTTTGATAGTGGGTCTTATAAGTGGTACTTACTCCTCCGTGATGATTGCTTCTCCTGTTACAGCGGGGGTGAGACGCTTGACAAATCGTGCAAAATAG
- a CDS encoding UDP-glucose dehydrogenase family protein: MKVGIIGTGYVGIVSGVCFADMGHQVVCFDVDQYKLSLYRQGKSAIYEPGLEELLAKNIAAKRIHFTDVITEMIKESDVLFICVGTPPLPDGSADLSQVEAAVREIAENTPAGAYKVIVEKSTVPVGTHKRLKNITRLYNKSQAKFDFVVNSEFLKEGDAIHDFLHPDRIVIGAETEEAKNLMIELYSTFKDKILITDPSSAEIIKYASNSFLATKISFINMVADLCEKTGADVSLVAEGMGLDKRIGRAFLNAGIGYGGSCFPKDVKAFIHVMEQYGIDASILQSVDSFNTQRFHRMIKILKDELWILKNKHIAMWGLAFKPNTDDIREAPSIKIVQELLDAGVILHLYDPAAMENFQKLFPPSDRVHYALSPLEAVENAEALLLVTEWAEFKKIPITKFYEKMKLPVVIDGRNLFPAEDMIKHNFRYFPIGKGKVLETMENNK; this comes from the coding sequence ATGAAGGTTGGAATTATCGGGACGGGGTATGTAGGGATTGTCTCAGGTGTCTGTTTTGCCGACATGGGACATCAAGTAGTATGCTTCGATGTAGACCAGTATAAGCTTTCACTTTATAGACAGGGTAAATCCGCTATCTATGAACCCGGTCTCGAAGAACTCCTCGCAAAAAACATTGCTGCAAAGCGTATTCATTTCACTGACGTTATCACCGAGATGATCAAAGAGTCAGACGTTCTTTTTATCTGCGTAGGGACTCCTCCGCTCCCGGACGGCTCTGCTGATCTCTCGCAAGTAGAAGCAGCGGTTCGTGAGATAGCTGAAAACACCCCTGCCGGAGCGTACAAAGTTATTGTCGAAAAAAGTACTGTTCCGGTAGGTACCCACAAACGATTGAAGAATATCACCCGTCTGTACAATAAGTCGCAGGCAAAATTCGATTTTGTTGTTAATTCCGAGTTTCTCAAGGAAGGAGATGCTATTCACGATTTTCTCCATCCTGACCGTATCGTCATAGGAGCAGAAACAGAAGAAGCAAAAAATCTCATGATAGAACTCTACAGTACTTTTAAAGACAAGATTCTCATTACTGATCCCTCGAGTGCTGAGATCATTAAGTACGCATCAAACTCCTTCCTCGCTACCAAGATCTCTTTCATCAACATGGTTGCAGATCTTTGTGAAAAAACAGGAGCTGATGTTTCTCTGGTTGCCGAAGGAATGGGACTTGATAAACGGATAGGGAGAGCTTTTCTTAACGCAGGAATAGGCTATGGAGGAAGCTGTTTTCCAAAAGACGTAAAAGCATTTATCCATGTTATGGAACAGTATGGCATCGACGCATCAATCCTTCAGTCGGTAGACAGCTTCAACACTCAACGTTTCCATCGAATGATAAAAATCCTCAAAGACGAACTCTGGATCCTAAAAAACAAGCATATTGCTATGTGGGGACTCGCCTTTAAACCCAACACTGACGATATTCGAGAAGCCCCATCTATCAAAATCGTTCAGGAACTTCTCGATGCAGGTGTGATTTTACATCTTTATGACCCGGCAGCGATGGAAAACTTCCAAAAACTCTTTCCACCCTCCGACAGGGTCCACTATGCCCTTTCTCCGCTTGAAGCCGTAGAGAATGCCGAAGCTCTCCTTCTGGTCACAGAATGGGCAGAATTTAAAAAGATCCCTATCACAAAATTCTACGAAAAAATGAAACTCCCTGTCGTGATTGATGGGCGAAACCTTTTCCCTGCAGAGGATATGATCAAACACAATTTCCGTTATTTCCCCATCGGTAAGGGCAAGGTCCTCGAAACTATGGAAAACAATAAATAG
- the yajC gene encoding preprotein translocase subunit YajC: MWNWLWLQAQPAEGGGLSLLLMPLLLLVFMYVLIFLPERKRRKTLEKQIASMKQGDRVITNGGIVGTIEFIGDKTVYIKTADAKIEVRKDFIAAVITPELDKK, translated from the coding sequence ATGTGGAATTGGCTTTGGTTACAAGCTCAACCAGCGGAGGGAGGTGGACTTTCACTTCTTCTTATGCCGCTCCTTCTTTTGGTTTTTATGTATGTGCTTATTTTTTTGCCGGAGAGAAAACGTCGGAAGACGCTTGAAAAGCAAATTGCGAGCATGAAACAGGGCGATCGCGTGATCACCAATGGCGGTATTGTAGGTACTATTGAGTTTATTGGAGATAAGACGGTCTATATCAAAACAGCCGATGCAAAGATAGAGGTTCGTAAGGATTTTATCGCGGCTGTGATTACACCAGAGTTGGATAAAAAATAG
- the secD gene encoding protein translocase subunit SecD has protein sequence MSKLVRLVLLLILVALGFWGMWPTIQWYFLLPEDTKELIKISEEEMDKLSPEVRKQVIDIKALRKRVMNLGLDLQGGANLLLEVDAEELKIQLADKGGESLSEAAFREEFDKANERAVEILKNRMDTFGVSEVSIAKTFDGRISVELPGVSEPQIIRESLSRVGRLEFKLVDEEAMKKLQELGVQMVQGAVVSRQNIPTNFILSSDSDWYPLYENDEYGIPRLKGWYVLKKETVLDGTYMDKAQPDMNPTTGQPVVSFSLTLEGAEIFADVTRNNVGRRLAIVLDGRVKSAPVINSEIPGGRGEISGKFTYEEANFLANILKAGSLPVRLNVVQEQIVGPSLGADAIEGGTKAVVISLIAVAIFMIVWYKVSGVIAVIGLVFNIYFLFAILSGIFTATLTLSGIAGIALTIGMAVDANVIIFSRIREEMRRTSNFRHALENGYKHASATIWDSNLTTFFAAVALSLFGTGSIKGFGMTLGAGIIANMFAMLFVTRLVYDFLLETLKLKKVSI, from the coding sequence ATGAGCAAGCTGGTACGCCTGGTTCTACTTCTTATTTTAGTAGCATTGGGCTTCTGGGGAATGTGGCCTACGATCCAGTGGTATTTTCTTTTGCCAGAAGACACCAAGGAGCTTATCAAGATTTCAGAAGAAGAGATGGATAAACTTTCACCTGAGGTTCGAAAACAGGTTATTGATATCAAGGCACTTCGCAAAAGAGTTATGAATCTTGGTCTTGATCTTCAGGGTGGTGCAAACCTTTTACTTGAGGTGGATGCAGAGGAATTGAAAATTCAGCTGGCCGATAAGGGAGGAGAGAGTCTCTCGGAAGCAGCTTTTCGAGAAGAGTTTGACAAGGCTAATGAGCGTGCCGTTGAGATTCTCAAGAATCGTATGGATACTTTTGGAGTGAGCGAAGTTTCTATTGCCAAGACGTTTGATGGGCGTATCAGTGTGGAGCTTCCTGGAGTGAGTGAGCCCCAGATTATTCGGGAGTCACTTTCTCGTGTCGGTCGTTTGGAGTTTAAGCTGGTGGACGAGGAAGCGATGAAAAAACTCCAAGAGTTAGGGGTTCAAATGGTTCAGGGTGCAGTGGTAAGCCGTCAGAATATTCCAACGAATTTTATACTTTCGAGCGACAGTGATTGGTATCCTCTCTATGAAAATGATGAGTATGGCATTCCCCGGCTTAAGGGCTGGTATGTGCTAAAAAAAGAAACGGTGCTTGATGGTACCTACATGGACAAGGCTCAGCCAGACATGAACCCGACAACGGGGCAGCCTGTTGTCTCTTTTAGTCTTACCCTGGAAGGTGCTGAGATCTTTGCCGATGTGACACGAAATAATGTTGGCAGACGTCTTGCAATTGTACTAGATGGCCGTGTTAAAAGTGCACCGGTGATTAATTCTGAAATTCCCGGTGGTCGTGGGGAGATTTCAGGGAAGTTTACCTACGAAGAAGCTAACTTTTTGGCAAATATTCTCAAAGCCGGCTCTTTACCTGTTCGCCTGAATGTTGTTCAAGAACAAATTGTTGGGCCTTCTCTTGGTGCTGATGCCATTGAAGGGGGTACAAAAGCTGTTGTGATTTCTCTTATAGCAGTGGCAATCTTTATGATTGTGTGGTATAAAGTGAGTGGAGTGATTGCTGTTATTGGGCTAGTGTTTAATATTTATTTCTTGTTTGCCATTCTTTCAGGAATATTTACAGCAACACTTACCCTTTCTGGTATTGCTGGTATCGCTCTTACGATAGGTATGGCTGTGGATGCGAATGTGATTATTTTCAGCCGTATACGGGAGGAGATGAGACGTACTTCAAATTTCCGTCATGCCCTTGAAAACGGCTATAAGCATGCTTCTGCGACAATCTGGGATTCTAACCTGACAACATTCTTTGCAGCTGTGGCGCTCTCACTGTTTGGTACTGGAAGTATCAAAGGTTTTGGTATGACGCTTGGGGCTGGTATTATTGCGAATATGTTTGCTATGCTTTTTGTGACAAGATTGGTGTATGACTTTTTACTTGAGACGCTTAAGCTCAAAAAAGTATCTATCTAA
- a CDS encoding YncE family protein, translated as MIDTDTDEIVRRIVFREKDSEYGYADYAVKAGSKIAVLESGSPIREPNYIYIVYPEQVKCKVIELEEVNPYYMVYSPYSKLLVQHGLGSYPSSVIDMEHDRLYKTFFLENFFYPKGGVGGDGRFYGQYATSFFAPYHIASLDIETRKITILGSNLSAGGGNSGWSDHEYLALVWASNFLYVPVHDSKQIRVYDTTTGKLSYSIEPTNSKGEELFPQGAVYYSPSNWLIVGGDEGKVNSCIGIIDLNTTNMVGYITNYKARFKVNNHKVYVLDSGARVIAVFSLTNGLKLVKKIPY; from the coding sequence GTGATTGATACTGATACAGACGAGATTGTTCGGAGGATCGTCTTCAGGGAGAAGGATAGTGAATATGGCTATGCTGACTATGCCGTGAAGGCTGGCAGTAAGATAGCCGTGCTGGAGAGTGGGAGCCCTATTCGGGAGCCGAATTATATCTATATCGTCTATCCAGAACAGGTGAAGTGTAAGGTGATTGAGCTGGAAGAAGTCAATCCTTACTACATGGTATATAGTCCCTACAGCAAGCTTCTTGTCCAACATGGGTTGGGGAGCTACCCCTCTTCGGTGATTGATATGGAGCACGATCGTTTGTACAAGACCTTTTTTCTTGAGAACTTCTTCTACCCTAAGGGTGGGGTGGGGGGTGATGGTCGCTTCTACGGGCAATATGCCACAAGTTTTTTTGCTCCCTATCACATAGCGAGCCTGGATATTGAGACCAGAAAGATTACTATACTAGGGTCCAATCTTTCTGCAGGTGGTGGAAATAGTGGATGGAGTGACCATGAGTACCTTGCACTGGTTTGGGCGAGCAATTTCCTCTATGTCCCCGTACACGATTCCAAACAGATTAGGGTATATGATACAACCACAGGGAAACTGAGCTATAGTATTGAGCCTACAAACAGCAAAGGCGAAGAACTTTTTCCACAAGGGGCTGTTTATTATTCACCCTCAAATTGGTTGATTGTGGGAGGTGATGAGGGAAAAGTGAATAGCTGCATTGGCATCATTGATCTCAATACCACTAATATGGTGGGGTATATCACCAACTACAAAGCGAGGTTTAAGGTCAATAATCACAAGGTTTATGTTCTGGATAGTGGGGCCCGGGTTATAGCGGTTTTTAGCCTCACGAATGGGCTCAAGCTTGTGAAGAAGATACCGTACTGA
- the pyk gene encoding pyruvate kinase, which yields MKRFTKIVATIGPASRNYPTIYKILEAGANVIRLNFSHGSFEDHLETVNYVRKASKELDKTVAIFQDLQGPKIRVGKLESDFIELVAGDTLVITTDQIVGGVINGEKKVSIDYPNLHNEAKVGGRILLDDGLIELRIQKIEGTNIYTEVINGGKLKPRKGVNLPHIKLNISAITDKDRHDLKFAFEHELDYVALSFVRSADDVRELIDIMLREYGRRIPIISKIEKPEAVEDIDNIIDMSDAIMVARGDLGVETSPQEVPVIQKMIIRKCNIAGKPVITATQMLESMVNNPRPTRAEANDVANAIFDGTDAVMLSAESAAGQYPVEAVRMMAQIASQVENSELFEKMLAGRTVTQVDLMKRARKNVMESITFATVELAHKIGAKYIVSFTHSGGTAKNLAKYRFPIPIIGFSPSAATARRLALVWGVIPYELGEVSTVNELLDGAGEVLRFKQLVQEGDFVVITAGVPVGIPGSTNMIKVWQA from the coding sequence ATGAAACGTTTTACCAAAATTGTGGCCACCATAGGGCCAGCATCACGTAACTATCCGACTATATACAAGATTCTTGAGGCTGGGGCGAATGTTATTCGATTGAATTTTTCTCATGGGTCGTTTGAAGATCACCTTGAGACGGTGAATTATGTACGTAAGGCTTCCAAAGAGTTAGATAAAACTGTGGCTATTTTCCAGGATCTGCAAGGACCAAAGATTCGAGTTGGAAAACTCGAAAGTGACTTTATTGAACTTGTGGCGGGGGATACACTGGTGATTACCACGGATCAGATTGTAGGCGGGGTGATCAATGGGGAGAAAAAGGTTTCCATCGACTATCCGAATCTGCATAATGAAGCAAAGGTAGGAGGTCGTATTCTTCTTGATGATGGGCTTATTGAACTGCGTATTCAAAAGATCGAAGGAACCAACATTTATACAGAAGTCATTAACGGCGGTAAACTTAAACCGAGAAAGGGTGTCAATCTTCCCCATATCAAGCTCAATATTTCTGCTATTACGGATAAGGATAGACATGATCTTAAGTTTGCTTTTGAACACGAACTGGATTATGTGGCGCTCTCTTTTGTTCGCAGTGCAGACGATGTGAGAGAACTTATTGATATTATGCTGAGAGAATATGGTCGACGTATTCCTATTATTTCCAAAATAGAGAAACCTGAGGCAGTGGAAGATATTGACAATATTATTGATATGAGTGATGCTATCATGGTAGCAAGAGGAGATCTGGGAGTGGAGACTTCTCCTCAAGAGGTTCCTGTTATTCAGAAAATGATTATTCGAAAGTGTAATATCGCAGGTAAGCCGGTAATCACTGCAACCCAGATGCTTGAATCGATGGTGAATAATCCCAGGCCTACCCGTGCTGAGGCCAATGATGTGGCCAACGCTATTTTTGATGGGACAGATGCGGTGATGCTTTCTGCGGAGAGTGCTGCTGGACAATACCCTGTAGAAGCGGTTCGGATGATGGCTCAGATCGCTTCTCAGGTAGAGAATAGTGAGCTTTTTGAGAAGATGCTTGCCGGACGTACGGTGACTCAGGTAGATCTGATGAAACGAGCGCGCAAGAACGTGATGGAGTCCATTACGTTTGCAACAGTGGAGCTTGCTCACAAGATCGGGGCTAAATATATTGTGAGTTTTACTCACAGTGGTGGTACAGCCAAAAATTTGGCGAAATATCGTTTTCCTATTCCTATCATAGGATTTAGTCCCTCTGCTGCAACGGCAAGAAGACTTGCTCTTGTATGGGGAGTAATACCTTATGAGCTGGGCGAGGTTTCGACGGTGAATGAACTTCTTGATGGAGCGGGAGAAGTGCTTCGGTTTAAACAACTTGTTCAGGAGGGGGATTTTGTGGTGATTACAGCAGGTGTACCAGTGGGTATTCCTGGAAGTACGAATATGATTAAGGTATGGCAGGCATAG
- a CDS encoding UDP-glucuronic acid decarboxylase family protein gives MKRVLIAGGAGFIGSHLCDRFLSEGYEVFCVDNLYTGTIDNIKHLEHEKRFHFLEHSILKPLKISCELVLNFACPASPPHYQKDPIFTARTSFEGTLNLLELARENHARFLLASTSEVYGDPEIHPQPETYRGNVNTIGIRSCYDEGKRIAETLTMDYHRFYQLDTKIIRIFNTYGPRMLENDGRVVSNFIVQALKGEPITIYGDGSQTRSFCYISDLVEGIYRMCTKDNFTGPVNLGNPEEYTVADFARLIKELTQSSSEICFYPLPQDDPRKRRPDISLAKKELAWEPTVPVRDGLTKTIAYFQEKLASK, from the coding sequence ATGAAACGAGTACTTATTGCTGGTGGAGCAGGGTTTATTGGGAGTCACCTCTGCGATAGGTTTCTGAGTGAAGGGTATGAGGTTTTTTGTGTTGATAACCTCTACACAGGAACAATTGACAACATTAAACATCTCGAACACGAAAAAAGATTTCATTTCCTCGAACATTCTATTCTCAAACCTCTCAAAATCTCCTGTGAGCTGGTTTTAAACTTTGCCTGCCCCGCTTCTCCTCCTCACTATCAAAAAGATCCCATCTTCACGGCACGTACAAGTTTTGAGGGTACGCTCAATCTTCTCGAACTTGCACGGGAAAATCATGCCCGTTTTCTTCTTGCTTCGACCAGTGAAGTCTATGGAGATCCTGAAATCCACCCCCAACCAGAAACCTACCGCGGGAACGTCAACACTATTGGTATCCGAAGCTGTTATGATGAAGGAAAACGTATCGCCGAAACTCTCACTATGGACTACCATCGTTTCTACCAGCTTGATACCAAGATCATCCGCATTTTCAATACCTACGGCCCACGTATGCTGGAAAACGATGGTCGGGTAGTCTCGAACTTCATTGTCCAGGCACTCAAGGGAGAACCTATCACTATCTATGGTGATGGTTCTCAGACGAGAAGCTTCTGTTATATATCTGATCTTGTTGAGGGCATCTATCGCATGTGCACCAAGGATAATTTTACAGGTCCTGTCAACCTTGGTAATCCCGAAGAGTACACTGTTGCAGATTTCGCGAGATTGATAAAAGAATTAACTCAAAGTAGTTCTGAAATATGCTTTTATCCTCTTCCCCAGGACGATCCTCGAAAACGCCGTCCTGATATCTCTCTTGCAAAAAAAGAACTCGCCTGGGAACCAACCGTACCTGTAAGAGATGGCCTTACCAAAACGATTGCCTATTTCCAGGAAAAACTTGCCTCGAAATAA
- the metK gene encoding methionine adenosyltransferase, translating into MSAKRYLFTSESVSEGHPDKLADQISDAVLDACLKDDPNSRVACEVFTTTGMVLIGGEITTSTYVDFQEVARGVAKRVGYTRPEFGLDYESMAVINTVHSQSPDISQGVSGEGLFKGQQGAGDQGMMFGFACRETPELMPAPIIYAHKILMYAAKLRKSGELTWLRPDSKSQVTLEYEGHKPIRVHTVVLSHQHDENISYEELKRELIEKVIKPILEPTGLLDSDTKYFINPTGRFVIGGPHGDTGLTGRKIIVDTYGGMGRHGGGAFSGKDPTKVDRSAAYMARYIAKNLVASELCERCEIQVSYAIGVPFPISVMVDTYGTGKVPEEKLAEIVQKVFDLSPSGIIKTLDLRRPIYQATAAYGHFGREEFPWEKTDRVQDILRLV; encoded by the coding sequence ATGAGTGCAAAAAGATACCTTTTTACTTCGGAATCGGTAAGTGAGGGACACCCGGATAAACTTGCAGATCAGATTTCCGATGCCGTTCTCGATGCATGTCTCAAAGACGATCCCAATTCCCGTGTTGCCTGTGAGGTATTTACAACAACTGGTATGGTACTTATCGGTGGAGAAATCACTACCTCCACCTATGTAGACTTCCAGGAGGTTGCTCGAGGTGTTGCAAAACGAGTAGGGTACACGAGACCTGAATTTGGACTCGACTATGAATCTATGGCGGTCATCAACACGGTTCATAGCCAGTCTCCCGATATCTCTCAAGGAGTCTCGGGAGAAGGTCTTTTCAAAGGTCAACAGGGTGCAGGTGACCAGGGTATGATGTTTGGTTTTGCCTGCCGTGAAACACCAGAACTCATGCCTGCTCCCATCATTTACGCTCACAAGATCCTCATGTACGCCGCAAAGCTTCGAAAAAGTGGTGAACTCACCTGGCTCAGACCTGATTCCAAGAGTCAGGTCACTCTTGAGTACGAAGGACACAAACCTATCCGTGTCCATACGGTTGTTCTTTCCCACCAGCATGATGAAAATATCTCTTATGAAGAACTCAAACGAGAACTCATCGAAAAAGTGATCAAACCTATTCTTGAACCCACTGGTTTATTAGACAGTGATACCAAGTATTTCATCAATCCCACTGGAAGATTTGTTATCGGGGGTCCTCATGGTGACACCGGCCTCACGGGGAGAAAAATCATTGTGGATACGTATGGTGGTATGGGACGACATGGTGGTGGAGCTTTCAGTGGTAAGGATCCGACAAAGGTAGACCGAAGTGCCGCTTACATGGCTCGTTATATAGCCAAAAATCTCGTAGCCAGTGAACTCTGTGAACGATGTGAAATCCAGGTCTCTTATGCTATTGGGGTTCCTTTTCCCATTTCAGTGATGGTAGATACCTATGGAACAGGCAAGGTACCAGAAGAAAAACTCGCAGAGATTGTCCAGAAAGTTTTCGATCTCTCCCCATCAGGCATCATCAAAACACTGGATCTTCGTCGCCCTATTTATCAGGCAACGGCTGCCTATGGCCACTTTGGAAGAGAAGAATTCCCCTGGGAAAAAACTGACCGTGTGCAGGATATTTTGAGACTCGTTTAG
- a CDS encoding methyl-accepting chemotaxis protein, protein MPLAKIIDVDPEKCVNCHRCISVCQVKYCNDGSGDYVKVISDLCIGCGECLSACTHGARVIVDDFEKAMEALRRKEPIVAIVAPAVSANFPENFLRLNGWLKSMGVSAIFDVSFGAELTIKSYLEYIKEKKPTTVIAQPCPALVTYIELYKPELLQFLAPADSPMMHTMKMVREFYPQYRNHKMLVISPCIAKRREFDEVGIGDYNVTMKRIQDYFEANHIVLSSYPEVDFDNDPAERAVLFSSPGGLLETAIREVPEIRYKTRKIEGPHIIYSYLSELFSSIEKKAAPLLVDCLNCEMGCNGGTGTTARNLPMDQVEHYVKQRAEKMIQFYKKKGTIKRSERPKLLEKLLDKYWKPKIYDRQYVNLSYIVKEYVKTPSDKEKTEIYFSMQKKEEKDFKNCSACGYNSCESMAVAIFNKFNKPENCHFFLVKEEELNRQLILEDQKKKEQIIQYLNEIFVNIDEGINKLTAVAKELEASSQEQISAATEHSSGITEVSATIEELSVTAKQIADSTEQLVQSTKNMVSVLSSNKVSLQGAYERIMSISDLMGQNAQEIIDLNKKSVFISEMVKIITDVANKTNLLSLNASIEAARAGEVGKGFSVVSAEIRELSKETIASAKKVTAAAEEIKNFIEKIVENSNKEVQEMKESVSKVKEVVDTTENLVTEINNNYSFMRKIEISTKQQEIGSQQAAETMKQMSEISKQSVEVSNQSLGAIKELVDLANSLGNILNKYENYKK, encoded by the coding sequence ATGCCTTTAGCAAAGATAATTGATGTAGACCCTGAAAAATGTGTGAATTGTCATCGATGTATCTCCGTTTGTCAGGTAAAATACTGCAATGATGGTAGTGGTGATTATGTCAAGGTTATTTCAGATCTTTGTATTGGTTGTGGTGAGTGTCTTTCAGCGTGTACTCATGGCGCAAGAGTAATAGTGGATGATTTTGAAAAAGCCATGGAAGCACTCCGGCGAAAGGAACCCATCGTTGCTATTGTTGCTCCTGCTGTATCAGCAAATTTTCCGGAGAATTTTTTACGACTCAATGGTTGGCTCAAATCGATGGGAGTGAGTGCGATTTTTGATGTGAGTTTTGGAGCTGAGCTTACTATAAAATCGTATCTTGAATATATAAAAGAGAAGAAGCCCACAACGGTAATCGCTCAACCCTGTCCTGCTTTAGTGACATATATTGAACTTTATAAACCTGAGCTCTTGCAGTTTTTAGCTCCTGCTGATAGTCCGATGATGCATACCATGAAAATGGTGAGAGAGTTTTATCCTCAGTATAGAAATCATAAAATGTTAGTTATTTCACCCTGTATTGCCAAGAGGAGAGAGTTTGACGAAGTGGGTATTGGAGACTATAATGTAACCATGAAACGTATTCAGGATTATTTTGAAGCCAATCATATTGTACTCTCGAGTTATCCTGAAGTGGATTTTGATAATGATCCCGCTGAAAGAGCAGTGTTATTTTCTTCTCCTGGTGGTCTGTTGGAAACGGCTATAAGAGAAGTTCCTGAAATACGCTATAAAACTCGAAAGATAGAAGGACCTCATATTATTTATTCTTATCTTTCCGAGCTTTTTAGCAGCATAGAGAAAAAAGCAGCCCCTCTGTTGGTTGATTGTCTTAATTGTGAAATGGGTTGTAATGGTGGCACCGGGACAACAGCGAGAAATCTTCCTATGGATCAAGTAGAGCACTACGTGAAGCAAAGAGCAGAAAAGATGATACAGTTTTATAAAAAGAAGGGAACTATCAAACGTTCTGAACGACCAAAACTTTTGGAGAAATTATTGGATAAATACTGGAAACCAAAAATATATGATAGACAGTATGTCAATCTCTCGTATATTGTAAAAGAATATGTGAAGACGCCTTCTGATAAAGAAAAAACAGAGATATACTTTTCAATGCAAAAGAAAGAAGAAAAGGATTTTAAAAACTGTTCCGCATGCGGATACAACAGTTGTGAATCGATGGCTGTAGCTATTTTTAATAAATTTAATAAACCAGAAAATTGTCATTTCTTTCTTGTCAAAGAAGAAGAACTCAATCGGCAGTTGATCCTCGAAGACCAGAAGAAAAAAGAACAAATTATTCAATATTTAAATGAGATTTTTGTCAATATTGACGAAGGTATTAATAAACTTACTGCTGTGGCGAAAGAGCTTGAGGCTTCAAGTCAAGAACAGATCAGTGCTGCTACGGAGCATTCGAGTGGAATCACAGAGGTGAGTGCTACTATAGAAGAACTCTCTGTTACAGCGAAACAAATTGCGGATAGTACGGAACAGTTGGTGCAATCTACGAAAAATATGGTAAGTGTTCTTTCGAGTAATAAAGTTTCTCTTCAGGGAGCTTATGAGAGGATTATGAGTATTAGTGATCTGATGGGTCAGAATGCGCAAGAGATTATAGATCTAAACAAGAAATCAGTGTTTATTAGTGAGATGGTAAAAATCATCACCGATGTGGCAAATAAAACCAATCTTCTCTCTTTGAATGCTTCTATAGAGGCGGCAAGGGCAGGAGAGGTTGGTAAGGGATTTAGTGTTGTTTCTGCCGAAATCCGGGAGCTTTCGAAAGAAACAATTGCCTCGGCTAAGAAGGTGACCGCAGCGGCTGAAGAAATCAAGAATTTTATTGAGAAGATAGTCGAAAATTCTAACAAAGAAGTTCAAGAGATGAAAGAGAGCGTCTCCAAAGTAAAAGAAGTTGTTGATACTACCGAGAATCTTGTAACAGAGATAAACAACAACTATTCTTTTATGAGGAAAATTGAGATTTCCACCAAACAGCAAGAGATTGGATCCCAGCAGGCAGCGGAAACCATGAAACAGATGTCTGAAATCTCTAAACAATCAGTCGAAGTTTCCAATCAAAGTTTGGGGGCTATCAAAGAGCTTGTTGACTTGGCTAATAGTTTAGGGAATATTCTCAATAAATACGAAAATTACAAAAAATAA